One part of the Nitrospiraceae bacterium genome encodes these proteins:
- the rfbC gene encoding dTDP-4-dehydrorhamnose 3,5-epimerase, protein MFFTETKLKGAYIVEMERLEDDRGFFARSWCRREFHKYGLDPNLVQCSVSFNKKRGTLRGMHYQVPPFAESKLVRCTKGAIYDVILDLRQDSSTFLQWLSVELTSQNRRMLYIPKLFAHGFLTLKEDTEVFYQISEFYSPNYARGVRWNDPLFQIQWPEAPSIISPKDQKYQDSSKGQFLTAAGLE, encoded by the coding sequence ATGTTCTTTACTGAAACCAAGCTCAAGGGAGCGTACATCGTCGAAATGGAACGTTTGGAGGACGATCGCGGCTTCTTCGCACGTTCCTGGTGCCGGCGCGAGTTCCACAAATACGGCCTCGATCCTAACCTGGTCCAGTGCAGTGTCTCATTCAACAAGAAGAGGGGGACGCTACGCGGGATGCACTATCAAGTTCCCCCATTCGCAGAATCCAAACTGGTTCGTTGCACCAAGGGAGCGATCTACGACGTTATTCTTGACCTTCGCCAGGATTCCTCGACCTTTCTCCAGTGGCTGAGTGTCGAGCTTACATCGCAAAACAGGAGAATGTTGTACATCCCAAAGCTTTTCGCCCACGGGTTTCTGACCCTTAAGGAGGACACGGAAGTGTTCTACCAAATATCTGAGTTCTACTCACCCAATTATGCACGCGGGGTTCGTTGGAATGATCCGCTGTTCCAGATCCAGTGGCCCGAAGCTCCCAGCATCATTTCCCCGAAAGACCAAAAGTATCAGGATTCTTCGAAAGGCCAGTTCTTGACTGCGGCAGGCTTGGAATAA
- a CDS encoding lipopolysaccharide biosynthesis protein, whose product MPGTQTLTAARVQPDSAIQSERQTLDRSLAQGIAWTGVVKWGTQILSWASTIVVARLLTPADYGLVAIAITFFGFVTMVNEFGLGTAVITKRDLSDQQIAQLNCLAVILGVVAFVISGAIAVPLSRFFGMPDLGWVVVVTAIGFLMTGFRTVPAALIEKDLQFRLLALMEGAQALTGSLGVVAMALSGFGYWALVLGGLLSTTVWTVLTLILRRHRFVKPVFQSIREAITFSWHLILMRLTWYLYSNADRLIAGKLLGQAALGAYTFASTLASVPVEKVAGLINRVTPAVFSAIQTEHADLRRYLLTLTEGLALFTFPTTIGLALVADEFVPLVLGERWESVVAPLRVLALYAAYNSIMTVLSPTVLVTGKSRLGMLNGFWSVVLLVPAFYIGSKWGIVGIAVAWLVTFPFTTIPIYWHVFRSIGLPVNQYLRALWPALSGSVLMAAVVLLVKQILPPWPLPIHLGFQVIGGCAAFALSILLLHRDRVNRFLQLINSLRS is encoded by the coding sequence ATGCCCGGCACACAAACTCTGACTGCAGCAAGAGTCCAACCCGATTCTGCTATCCAGAGCGAAAGACAGACTCTTGATCGCTCCCTCGCACAAGGCATCGCGTGGACGGGCGTCGTAAAATGGGGCACGCAAATTCTGTCTTGGGCATCGACGATCGTCGTTGCCCGGTTGCTTACTCCAGCGGATTACGGTTTAGTCGCCATTGCCATCACCTTCTTCGGATTTGTGACCATGGTTAACGAGTTCGGTTTAGGGACTGCCGTCATTACCAAGCGCGACCTTAGTGATCAGCAGATCGCGCAACTAAACTGCCTAGCTGTAATCCTCGGCGTTGTTGCCTTTGTTATATCAGGTGCTATTGCGGTTCCTCTCAGTCGATTCTTTGGAATGCCGGATCTCGGTTGGGTAGTTGTCGTAACGGCGATAGGGTTCCTGATGACCGGGTTTAGGACTGTCCCTGCGGCGTTGATCGAGAAGGATCTTCAGTTCAGGCTGCTGGCGCTCATGGAGGGGGCACAAGCACTGACGGGCTCTCTCGGCGTGGTCGCTATGGCTCTTAGCGGATTCGGCTACTGGGCGCTTGTGCTTGGCGGGCTCTTATCGACTACGGTCTGGACCGTTCTCACGCTTATCCTCCGCCGCCACCGTTTTGTAAAACCAGTTTTTCAATCAATCAGGGAAGCAATCACGTTCAGTTGGCACCTAATTCTTATGCGTCTCACATGGTATCTGTATAGTAATGCCGATCGCCTCATAGCTGGAAAGTTGCTGGGCCAGGCTGCGCTTGGCGCCTATACGTTTGCATCTACACTGGCGAGCGTCCCGGTCGAGAAAGTGGCCGGATTGATCAACCGTGTCACCCCCGCAGTATTCTCTGCTATCCAGACCGAGCATGCCGATTTGCGGCGCTATCTACTTACGCTCACGGAGGGCCTGGCCTTGTTTACATTCCCAACAACAATCGGCCTAGCACTTGTCGCCGATGAGTTTGTGCCTCTGGTTCTGGGTGAACGCTGGGAGAGCGTTGTGGCCCCATTACGAGTGCTTGCTCTGTACGCTGCGTACAATTCTATCATGACGGTTCTCTCCCCGACAGTGCTGGTAACTGGCAAATCGCGACTTGGAATGCTCAATGGTTTCTGGTCCGTTGTCCTGCTTGTGCCGGCATTCTATATTGGCAGTAAGTGGGGCATCGTTGGGATTGCCGTTGCCTGGCTTGTCACCTTTCCCTTTACTACCATTCCGATCTACTGGCATGTGTTTCGATCAATCGGCCTACCCGTCAACCAGTACCTCAGAGCTCTATGGCCGGCTCTCAGCGGATCGGTTCTGATGGCGGCTGTCGTCTTGTTAGTGAAGCAGATTCTACCACCATGGCCACTTCCGATTCACCTTGGTTTTCAAGTGATTGGTGGATGCGCAGCGTTTGCTCTTTCGATACTGCTCCTCCACCGTGATCGCGTCAATCGGTTCTTACAACTCATCAATTCGCTACGAAGTTGA
- a CDS encoding glycosyltransferase has protein sequence MRDQSPRVSIGMPVYNGERFLRETLDSVLAQSFTDFELIISDNASTDDTAEISHEYARRDRRIRYFRNETNVGSSRNHKRVFALSSGEYFKWWDADDLCAPDYLQKCVTVLDEQPGVVLCYPKSLIIDENSQIVRPHEDNLDIRSYSVVERFKVALFRTNLCNPMYGLIRRDVLRKTSVMGNFPGADEILLVELTLYGQLWEVPERLYFRRVHAQASSSKRSLQDQQEFHDPQTRGKIFLRLWTHYFHHLVSILRSPLQSMEKARLLGIVARTAIWNRQQLLTELGAGFSRKIRVACRGGTRTASR, from the coding sequence ATGCGTGATCAGAGCCCTCGAGTGAGCATTGGAATGCCTGTTTACAATGGCGAACGGTTTCTCAGAGAGACCTTGGATTCTGTTTTGGCCCAGAGCTTTACCGATTTTGAACTAATTATCTCAGACAACGCTTCTACGGATGATACCGCAGAGATCAGTCACGAATACGCACGCAGAGACAGACGGATACGCTACTTTCGAAATGAAACAAACGTTGGTTCATCCAGAAATCATAAGCGAGTCTTTGCACTATCCTCAGGCGAGTACTTCAAATGGTGGGACGCAGATGATCTCTGTGCTCCCGACTACTTGCAAAAGTGTGTGACTGTTCTTGATGAACAGCCAGGAGTAGTTCTCTGCTATCCGAAGTCCTTGATCATCGATGAGAACAGTCAGATCGTACGACCCCACGAAGACAACCTGGATATCCGTTCCTACAGTGTTGTAGAGCGTTTCAAAGTGGCTCTCTTTCGAACGAACTTGTGTAATCCCATGTATGGTCTTATCCGGCGTGACGTGTTACGGAAAACTTCAGTGATGGGAAACTTCCCCGGAGCCGACGAAATCTTGCTCGTTGAGCTCACGCTATATGGTCAGTTGTGGGAAGTACCAGAACGACTGTATTTCAGGCGCGTCCATGCCCAAGCGTCGAGTAGCAAGCGGAGCCTGCAAGATCAACAGGAGTTCCATGATCCTCAAACGAGGGGCAAGATCTTCCTGCGTTTATGGACCCATTATTTCCACCACCTAGTCTCAATTCTCCGCAGCCCGCTGCAGTCTATGGAGAAGGCCCGCCTGCTAGGCATCGTGGCCCGCACAGCCATATGGAATCGTCAGCAACTGCTGACAGAGCTTGGGGCGGGTTTTAGCCGAAAGATCCGAGTGGCATGTCGTGGGGGCACAAGAACCGCATCGCGCTGA
- a CDS encoding PIG-L deacetylase family protein has translation MLRITFDNKDGADPKVLCLGAHSDDIEIGCGGTILRLSETYKKLRVHWVVFSSEGERRREAQESANRFLRNIKRKTVLVKNFRGSFFPFCGERIKECFEQIKRECNPDIIFTHYRNDLHQDHRVISELTWNTFRNHLVLEYEILKYDGDVGAPNCFVHLDESHCRMKTQYIINCFKTQRTKHWFTEDAFMSMMRLRGIESNAPSKYAEGFYGRKMVI, from the coding sequence GTGCTTCGAATAACTTTTGATAACAAAGATGGAGCGGACCCAAAGGTGCTTTGCCTTGGTGCACATTCGGATGATATCGAGATTGGGTGTGGGGGCACGATTCTTCGACTTTCGGAAACCTATAAGAAGCTCCGAGTTCACTGGGTGGTATTTAGTTCTGAAGGAGAAAGGAGACGCGAAGCACAGGAAAGTGCCAATCGATTTCTCAGGAATATCAAGCGAAAGACCGTGCTGGTGAAGAATTTTAGGGGAAGTTTTTTTCCCTTCTGTGGCGAGCGGATTAAGGAATGCTTTGAACAAATCAAACGAGAATGTAACCCCGACATAATCTTCACTCATTATAGAAATGATCTACACCAGGATCATCGTGTGATCTCTGAACTGACCTGGAATACGTTTCGAAATCATCTTGTCCTAGAGTATGAAATTCTCAAATACGATGGAGATGTTGGTGCACCCAATTGCTTTGTCCATTTGGATGAATCGCATTGCCGAATGAAAACGCAGTACATCATAAACTGTTTTAAGACCCAGAGAACAAAACACTGGTTTACGGAAGATGCCTTTATGTCGATGATGAGACTCCGAGGAATTGAGTCGAATGCCCCCAGCAAGTATGCAGAAGGGTTTTATGGTCGGAAGATGGTCATCTAG
- a CDS encoding DUF4910 domain-containing protein: MTNPMLLTNLIERFDRKKNGTDMHRLAAELYPICRSITGDGVRDTLRVLQRHIPLQVHEVPSGTQVFDWIVPKEWNIRDAYIRDPKGEKIVDFKQSNLHVVNYSVPIRARVSLEELKPHLFSLPLHPNWIPYRTSYYKENWGFCLSNAQLETLEPGDYEVVIDSTLTDGHLTYGEYLLPGEKADEILISCHSCHPSLCNDNLSGLALATFLAVNLSGCDRHHSFRFLFIPGAIGSITWLSRNESRCARIKHGLVVACVGDSGPFTYKKSRHGNAEIDRAVEHVLKHSGQRYQIREFSPYGYDERQYCSPGFNLAVGSLTRTPHAEFPQYHTSADNLEFVQPDSLGESLEMYLNVMQVLDQNQCYLNQNPKCEPQLGKRGLYRSMGGQTDQPLNESAMLWTLNLSDGQHFLLDIAERAGLPFRVILAAADALVGRGLLRNCSGSHTS; the protein is encoded by the coding sequence GTGACCAACCCAATGCTTTTAACCAATTTAATTGAGCGCTTTGATCGGAAAAAAAACGGGACGGATATGCACAGGCTTGCCGCCGAACTCTACCCGATCTGCAGAAGCATCACCGGAGATGGAGTGCGGGATACGCTACGGGTGCTCCAGCGACATATTCCCCTGCAGGTTCACGAAGTGCCGTCCGGCACTCAGGTGTTTGACTGGATAGTACCCAAGGAATGGAATATCCGGGACGCCTACATAAGGGATCCAAAAGGAGAAAAAATCGTCGACTTCAAACAGTCGAATCTCCATGTGGTCAATTACAGCGTTCCTATTCGGGCTAGGGTGTCGCTTGAAGAACTGAAACCACACCTTTTTTCTCTTCCGCTACACCCTAACTGGATCCCTTATCGGACTTCCTACTATAAGGAAAACTGGGGCTTTTGTCTCAGCAACGCGCAACTGGAAACCCTTGAACCAGGAGATTACGAGGTCGTTATCGATTCAACGCTCACTGATGGACATCTCACTTACGGGGAATACCTCCTTCCAGGAGAAAAGGCCGACGAAATCCTGATTTCATGTCATAGCTGCCACCCCTCGTTGTGCAACGATAATCTTTCAGGCCTCGCATTGGCTACCTTTCTCGCTGTAAATCTATCGGGCTGTGACAGGCACCACTCTTTCCGGTTTCTGTTCATTCCTGGCGCAATTGGATCCATCACCTGGCTTTCGCGCAATGAAAGTCGTTGTGCCCGAATCAAGCACGGCCTCGTCGTTGCCTGCGTGGGAGATTCCGGACCTTTCACCTATAAGAAGAGCCGTCATGGGAATGCCGAAATTGATAGGGCGGTCGAACATGTCTTGAAGCATTCTGGTCAACGGTACCAAATTCGGGAATTCTCACCTTACGGATATGACGAACGGCAATACTGCTCCCCTGGATTCAACCTTGCGGTTGGATCGCTGACCAGAACTCCTCACGCTGAGTTCCCCCAGTACCATACCTCAGCGGACAATCTGGAGTTTGTCCAGCCCGACTCCCTGGGGGAGTCGCTCGAAATGTATCTCAACGTCATGCAGGTATTGGATCAAAACCAATGCTATCTCAACCAGAATCCCAAATGCGAACCCCAATTAGGGAAACGCGGACTCTATCGCTCCATGGGAGGACAGACCGATCAACCGCTGAATGAATCTGCAATGCTGTGGACGCTTAACTTATCGGACGGACAGCATTTCCTCTTGGACATTGCAGAACGTGCAGGCCTACCCTTCAGAGTTATACTTGCTGCGGCAGATGCACTAGTCGGTCGAGGACTTTTAAGGAATTGCAGCGGCTCCCATACCTCTTAA
- a CDS encoding class I SAM-dependent methyltransferase has translation MDPVQNSGRAECRFCGTTLMCTFVDLGMSPLCESYVRADQLNQMEPFYPLHVYVCHSCFLVQLQEYVNPAEIFTEYAYFSSYAESWVAHAKNYVEMISQRLSLGPQGFVIELASNDGYLLQHFVAKGIPVLGIEPAANVAKVADSKGVPTLVKFFGEKTARELADERRYADLIIGNNVLAQVPDINDFVRGMQIILKPQGVVTMEFPHLMRLIEENQFDTIYHEHFSYFSLISVEKIFAAHRLILFDVEELPTHGGSLRIYARHETDRSKPVSARLIKLREQELAAGFTRTDTYKVFTDKVIETKRKLLEFLIEAKRKGKSVAGYGAPGKGNTLLNYCGIRTDFLDYTVDRNVYKQGKFLPGTHIPIYHPNKIKETRPDYIFILPWNFKEEIMHQVAYIREWGGQFVVPIPEVRVYP, from the coding sequence ATGGACCCTGTGCAAAATTCTGGTCGAGCCGAGTGTCGTTTTTGCGGCACTACCCTGATGTGTACTTTCGTCGATCTGGGTATGTCGCCTCTGTGTGAAAGCTACGTGCGTGCTGATCAATTAAACCAAATGGAGCCCTTTTATCCATTGCACGTGTACGTGTGTCACTCGTGCTTTCTGGTTCAATTGCAGGAATACGTGAACCCCGCAGAAATTTTTACCGAGTACGCCTACTTTTCATCCTATGCGGAGAGTTGGGTCGCGCACGCCAAGAACTACGTGGAGATGATCAGTCAGCGATTGAGTCTCGGCCCCCAGGGCTTCGTGATCGAGCTGGCCAGCAACGACGGCTACCTCCTGCAGCATTTTGTCGCGAAGGGCATTCCCGTGCTGGGGATCGAACCAGCTGCCAACGTGGCCAAGGTTGCTGACTCCAAGGGAGTTCCTACGTTGGTGAAATTCTTCGGCGAAAAGACTGCGCGCGAGCTGGCAGACGAGAGGAGATATGCCGATTTAATAATCGGCAACAACGTACTGGCCCAGGTGCCCGACATCAATGATTTCGTACGCGGGATGCAGATCATTCTGAAGCCTCAAGGGGTGGTTACCATGGAATTTCCTCATCTCATGCGATTGATCGAGGAAAACCAGTTCGATACCATCTATCACGAACACTTCTCCTATTTCTCCTTGATCAGTGTCGAAAAGATCTTCGCCGCCCATCGGCTCATCCTCTTCGACGTTGAAGAATTGCCGACGCACGGAGGCTCCTTGCGAATCTATGCTCGACACGAGACGGACCGATCGAAGCCCGTCAGTGCGCGGTTGATAAAACTCCGAGAACAAGAGCTGGCAGCGGGATTCACCCGAACGGATACCTATAAGGTGTTCACCGACAAGGTTATAGAGACCAAACGAAAGCTGTTGGAGTTTTTGATCGAGGCCAAGCGCAAAGGAAAATCCGTCGCCGGCTACGGCGCCCCTGGCAAGGGTAATACTCTACTTAACTATTGCGGAATTAGGACAGACTTCCTCGATTACACAGTCGACAGAAACGTTTACAAGCAAGGCAAATTCCTGCCTGGGACCCACATTCCGATTTACCATCCCAACAAAATCAAGGAAACGAGGCCGGATTACATCTTCATTCTGCCCTGGAATTTCAAAGAAGAGATCATGCACCAAGTCGCGTATATTCGTGAGTGGGGAGGACAGTTCGTTGTGCCAATTCCTGAAGTCAGAGTATACCCTTGA
- a CDS encoding DUF5989 family protein, giving the protein MGEFMLELWAFMKERKKFWLLPIVMVLLLLGSLIALTQGSAVAPFIYTLF; this is encoded by the coding sequence CGAGTTTATGTTGGAATTGTGGGCCTTTATGAAGGAACGAAAAAAATTCTGGCTGCTGCCTATTGTAATGGTTCTTTTGTTGCTAGGGAGCCTGATTGCATTGACGCAAGGTTCGGCGGTGGCACCCTTTATCTATACACTTTTTTAA
- a CDS encoding NAD(P)-dependent oxidoreductase, translating to MEQLSNLKVMVTGATGFLGSHLMRRLDKVGAQVHGVSRATQTSGNIKIRWWQGSFEDLSTARHLMECIKPDIIFHLSGHVTASPKIEHVIPTFRSLLMSTVHLLSVANDRGCRRIVLAGSLTEPAGTRTDEAPGSPYATAKWASNAYARMFNALYRTPVVILRPFMTYGPGQEEQKIIPQVIQSLLRGEKPRLSSGQWEADWIYVQDVIDGLLAAAWKPGVEGCSLDLGSGTLVSMQDIVRKIVELSGLSIEPDYGALSDRPLEWARVADIAQTYSKLGWQPYTSLADGLKLTIQWYRENMTRSTVSA from the coding sequence ATGGAACAGTTGTCGAACTTGAAAGTTATGGTCACAGGTGCCACCGGATTTCTCGGTTCCCATCTCATGCGACGTCTGGACAAAGTGGGAGCCCAGGTGCACGGCGTCTCCCGAGCAACACAGACCTCCGGTAACATTAAGATTCGGTGGTGGCAAGGATCTTTCGAGGACCTATCGACTGCGCGGCATCTCATGGAATGCATCAAGCCAGATATAATTTTTCACCTGTCGGGTCATGTGACAGCTTCGCCTAAGATCGAGCATGTCATACCCACGTTCCGCAGTCTCCTCATGAGTACCGTTCATCTGTTGTCCGTTGCAAACGATCGAGGGTGCCGACGAATAGTCTTGGCAGGATCGCTGACGGAACCAGCGGGAACAAGGACTGACGAGGCCCCAGGTTCGCCCTACGCCACAGCCAAATGGGCGAGCAACGCATACGCCCGAATGTTCAACGCCTTGTATCGGACTCCCGTGGTTATTCTTCGCCCATTTATGACCTATGGTCCCGGGCAGGAAGAACAGAAGATCATCCCGCAAGTGATCCAATCTCTGTTGCGGGGGGAAAAACCACGACTTTCGAGCGGGCAATGGGAAGCAGATTGGATCTACGTCCAAGATGTGATTGACGGCTTACTGGCTGCAGCCTGGAAACCGGGCGTGGAAGGCTGCTCGCTCGATCTCGGTTCAGGCACATTAGTGTCCATGCAAGACATCGTCCGTAAGATCGTCGAACTCAGCGGGTTGTCGATTGAACCTGACTACGGTGCGTTATCGGATCGACCGCTGGAATGGGCGCGCGTTGCGGACATTGCCCAAACCTATAGCAAGTTGGGCTGGCAGCCATATACCTCGCTCGCCGATGGACTGAAGCTGACCATACAATGGTACCGCGAGAATATGACAAGGTCCACAGTTTCTGCGTAG
- the lhgO gene encoding L-2-hydroxyglutarate oxidase, which translates to MDSYDFAIVGGGIVGLSVALALGERYPRKRIVVLEKERQLAQHQTGHNSGVIHSGIYYKPGSLKATLAREGNRLMVEFCRTHGIKYDVCGKVIVATETAEVPLLFNLYDRGISNGLSVKQLGADELKEIEPHAQGITALRVPSTGIVNYREVAETLARIVQERGGDLRLNTKVEAIKQNSVGAVLDTGAGTFHTGFLVNCAGLQSDRVAQLGGVATRMKIIPFRGEYYELKPEKRYLVKHLIYPVPNPNFPFLGVHFTRMIDGGVHAGPNAVLGLKREGYRQVDFSLRDFLEVMTYPAFWKLAKKHWQEGAKEIVRSWSKRAFVRSLQRLIPEIQADDVVPSQAGVRAQALMCDGRLIDDFVLIRGQKSIHVCNAPSPAATASIAIGKAIVSQIME; encoded by the coding sequence ATGGACTCTTACGACTTTGCCATTGTCGGCGGAGGGATCGTCGGCCTCTCTGTCGCTCTCGCACTAGGGGAACGATATCCACGCAAACGGATAGTGGTTCTAGAAAAAGAGCGACAATTGGCCCAGCATCAAACAGGGCACAACAGCGGAGTTATTCATTCCGGGATCTATTATAAACCGGGAAGCCTCAAGGCAACTCTCGCCCGCGAGGGCAATCGCTTGATGGTGGAATTTTGCAGAACGCACGGCATCAAGTATGACGTCTGCGGTAAGGTCATCGTGGCAACCGAGACGGCCGAGGTGCCGTTGCTCTTCAATCTCTACGATCGCGGTATATCGAACGGTCTTTCGGTTAAACAACTTGGGGCAGACGAGCTAAAAGAAATCGAACCTCACGCGCAGGGCATTACGGCCCTGCGTGTTCCGTCAACCGGGATTGTCAACTATCGTGAAGTGGCTGAGACACTTGCTCGAATTGTGCAGGAGCGAGGAGGGGACCTGCGATTGAATACAAAGGTGGAAGCAATCAAGCAGAACAGCGTTGGCGCAGTGCTGGACACGGGCGCGGGCACGTTCCACACGGGCTTTCTCGTCAACTGCGCTGGCCTGCAGAGCGATCGTGTCGCTCAACTCGGCGGGGTGGCTACCCGGATGAAGATCATCCCCTTCCGAGGCGAATACTACGAGCTCAAGCCAGAAAAACGCTATCTGGTCAAGCATCTGATTTACCCGGTTCCGAACCCCAACTTTCCCTTTTTGGGCGTGCACTTTACGCGTATGATCGACGGAGGAGTGCACGCAGGCCCCAACGCTGTGCTCGGTTTAAAGCGAGAAGGGTACAGACAGGTGGATTTTAGCCTCCGCGACTTTCTAGAGGTCATGACTTATCCAGCGTTTTGGAAGCTGGCGAAGAAGCATTGGCAGGAGGGAGCGAAAGAAATAGTACGCTCTTGGAGCAAGCGAGCATTTGTACGCAGCCTCCAGAGACTGATTCCCGAGATTCAGGCAGACGACGTGGTGCCCAGCCAAGCCGGAGTCAGGGCACAAGCTCTCATGTGTGATGGGCGACTAATAGACGATTTCGTGCTTATTCGAGGACAAAAGTCCATTCACGTCTGCAACGCACCGTCGCCAGCGGCCACCGCCTCTATCGCAATCGGCAAGGCGATCGTGAGCCAGATTATGGAGTAG
- a CDS encoding sugar phosphate nucleotidyltransferase — protein MKVVLFCGGLGMRLREYSDSIPKPMVNIGYRPILWHLMKYYAHFGHKDFILCLGHKGDMIKNYFLNYDECLSNDFTLSNGGKTVHLSNTDIQDWNITFADTGLTSNIGQRLKGVEKHLEGEDVFLANYTDGLTDLYLPNLVDHCLKQEKTAAFLSVTPHHSFHVVDIRPDGYVGDIQDLAKSGIWINGGFFVLRKDIFHYLREGEELVHEPFQRLIKENQLITYKYDGFWISMDTFKDKQRLDDMYSRGETPWEVWK, from the coding sequence ATGAAGGTGGTGCTGTTTTGTGGAGGGTTAGGAATGCGGTTACGCGAATACTCGGATTCTATTCCCAAGCCCATGGTGAATATCGGGTATCGTCCCATCCTGTGGCACCTGATGAAGTATTATGCCCATTTTGGCCACAAAGATTTCATTCTCTGTCTTGGGCACAAGGGAGATATGATAAAAAACTATTTCTTGAACTATGACGAATGCCTTTCAAACGACTTCACTCTTTCAAATGGCGGCAAGACAGTGCACTTGTCGAATACGGACATCCAGGATTGGAACATCACCTTTGCGGACACTGGCTTAACTTCGAACATTGGTCAAAGGCTTAAGGGAGTAGAAAAGCATCTGGAAGGGGAGGACGTCTTCCTGGCGAACTACACGGACGGTCTGACAGACCTCTACCTCCCCAACCTCGTGGACCATTGCCTCAAGCAGGAGAAGACCGCTGCCTTCCTCAGCGTAACGCCACATCATAGCTTTCACGTAGTGGACATTCGTCCTGATGGTTATGTCGGAGATATTCAGGACTTGGCAAAGTCTGGCATCTGGATCAACGGTGGTTTCTTCGTTCTCCGAAAGGACATTTTTCACTATCTGCGAGAAGGAGAGGAGCTTGTTCATGAGCCGTTTCAACGACTCATTAAGGAGAACCAACTGATCACTTACAAATATGACGGTTTCTGGATCAGCATGGACACCTTTAAGGACAAGCAACGCTTGGACGACATGTATTCCAGGGGAGAAACCCCCTGGGAAGTGTGGAAATAG
- a CDS encoding SDR family oxidoreductase, translated as MLSNEKHSRMRVLVTGHEGYIGTVIVPMLLADGQEVVGMDTGLFKQCTFLDGISSVPTLRNDIRDVTPSNLEGFDAVVHLAGLSNDPLGDLNPELTFEINHVASVRLARAAKAAGVKRFVFASSCSNYGAAGDDFVTEQSCLNPVTPYGISKVRAEQDISKLAYDDFSPTFLRCATAYGVSPRLRFDIVLNNLVAWAITSGTVYLKSDGTPWRPIVHIEDICRAFIAVLHAPREIVHNQAFNVGQTQENYRIREIAEIVKETVPGCCIEFATDAGPDKRCYRADFGKIANALPEFKPQWTARRGAQQLYEVYKRVGLKLEDFEGERYKRIDHIKLLIGHGRLSRELRWSQSDAMATAASTH; from the coding sequence GTGTTATCAAATGAGAAACATAGTAGGATGCGCGTGCTTGTGACAGGGCATGAAGGATATATCGGCACGGTAATAGTTCCAATGTTGCTTGCTGACGGCCAAGAGGTTGTTGGTATGGACACCGGTTTGTTTAAGCAATGCACGTTCCTAGACGGAATCTCAAGCGTACCGACGCTCAGAAACGACATTCGTGACGTCACCCCTTCAAACCTTGAAGGGTTTGATGCAGTTGTCCACCTCGCGGGCCTGTCAAACGACCCGCTCGGCGATCTCAATCCTGAGCTGACCTTCGAAATCAATCATGTCGCATCGGTACGCCTCGCACGAGCGGCGAAAGCTGCCGGAGTAAAACGTTTTGTATTTGCTTCATCCTGTAGCAACTACGGCGCAGCCGGTGATGATTTTGTGACAGAACAATCGTGCCTGAATCCTGTAACTCCCTATGGCATTTCAAAGGTCCGCGCCGAACAGGATATCAGCAAATTGGCCTATGATGACTTCAGCCCGACCTTTCTCCGGTGTGCTACCGCCTACGGAGTATCCCCGCGTCTCCGTTTTGACATCGTGCTGAACAATCTGGTCGCATGGGCGATCACTTCCGGAACGGTCTACCTCAAGAGCGATGGGACTCCTTGGCGCCCTATCGTTCATATTGAGGATATTTGCCGCGCGTTTATCGCCGTATTGCATGCCCCGCGGGAGATCGTGCACAACCAAGCCTTCAACGTCGGCCAGACTCAGGAAAATTATCGCATCCGCGAGATCGCCGAGATCGTCAAAGAGACAGTGCCGGGCTGCTGTATCGAGTTTGCGACAGATGCTGGCCCCGACAAGCGGTGCTACCGGGCCGACTTCGGCAAAATTGCCAACGCGTTACCTGAGTTTAAGCCTCAGTGGACCGCTCGCCGTGGAGCACAACAACTCTATGAGGTCTACAAACGAGTTGGCCTCAAGTTGGAAGACTTTGAAGGAGAGAGGTACAAACGAATAGACCACATCAAGCTTCTCATCGGGCACGGGCGACTGAGCCGCGAGCTTCGATGGAGTCAATCCGACGCCATGGCGACTGCTGCGTCCACCCATTAG